One Halobaculum sp. CBA1158 DNA segment encodes these proteins:
- the gcvPA gene encoding aminomethyl-transferring glycine dehydrogenase subunit GcvPA yields the protein MSGRHAGASGSPFAPHTADETAAMLDALGVDDEADLFDIPEDVAFDGAFGIPQRDERTVRNDLRETFARNDDLTEFLGRGHYSHYVPAVVDDLSARSEFLTSYTQYQPEITQGFLQALFEYQSILVELTGLPVANCSMYDAAAALAESALLAERVRSVSGSTLLVPEDLRDGKRATLDNYVDGSDLTVETYPYADNTVDLDALAESVDEDAAFVYVETPTVTGTIEPNLAAVGDLADDADAFFCVGSDPVALSLLEEPASVGADAVVGEAGALGLPTSYGMGLGLFACREDYLRQVPGRLVGKSEDADDRRAFTLTLQTREQHIRKERATSNICTNQAWVALRAAMHAAYLGPEGLVDIAETCVREASSLAGELDALDGVTAPLDDGHHLREFTVGVDDAPGVAAGLEERGFAVHVLDDETIQVCVTELNADAADDLAAAFAEVTP from the coding sequence ATGAGCGGACGCCACGCGGGCGCGAGCGGGTCGCCGTTCGCTCCCCACACCGCCGACGAGACGGCAGCGATGCTCGACGCGCTCGGCGTCGACGACGAGGCCGACCTGTTCGACATCCCCGAGGACGTCGCCTTCGACGGCGCGTTCGGCATCCCGCAGCGCGACGAACGCACGGTCAGGAACGACCTGCGGGAGACGTTCGCGCGCAACGACGACCTCACGGAGTTCCTCGGTCGGGGCCACTACTCCCACTACGTGCCCGCGGTCGTCGACGACCTCTCGGCGCGCTCGGAGTTTCTCACAAGCTACACGCAGTACCAGCCGGAGATCACCCAGGGCTTCCTCCAGGCGCTGTTCGAGTACCAGTCGATCCTGGTCGAGTTGACGGGGCTGCCGGTCGCCAACTGCTCGATGTACGACGCCGCGGCCGCGCTCGCGGAGTCGGCGCTGCTGGCCGAGCGCGTCCGGTCGGTCTCGGGGTCGACGCTGCTCGTCCCCGAGGACCTGCGCGACGGCAAGCGCGCCACCCTCGACAACTACGTCGACGGCTCCGACCTCACAGTCGAGACGTACCCGTACGCGGACAACACGGTCGACCTCGACGCGCTCGCCGAGTCGGTCGACGAGGACGCCGCGTTCGTGTACGTCGAGACGCCGACGGTGACGGGCACCATCGAGCCGAACCTGGCCGCCGTCGGCGACCTCGCCGACGACGCTGACGCGTTCTTCTGCGTCGGCTCGGACCCGGTCGCCCTCTCGCTGCTGGAGGAGCCCGCGTCGGTCGGCGCGGACGCCGTCGTCGGCGAGGCGGGCGCGCTCGGGTTGCCGACGAGCTACGGGATGGGCCTCGGGCTGTTCGCCTGCCGCGAGGACTACCTCCGACAGGTGCCCGGCCGGCTCGTCGGGAAGAGCGAGGACGCCGACGACCGCCGGGCGTTCACGCTGACGCTGCAGACCCGCGAGCAACACATCCGGAAGGAGCGCGCCACCTCGAACATCTGCACGAACCAGGCGTGGGTGGCGCTGCGGGCGGCGATGCACGCGGCGTATCTCGGCCCTGAGGGGCTCGTCGACATCGCGGAGACGTGCGTCCGGGAGGCGTCGTCGCTGGCGGGGGAGTTGGACGCGCTCGACGGCGTGACCGCCCCGCTCGACGACGGGCACCACCTCCGCGAGTTCACCGTCGGCGTCGACGACGCCCCCGGCGTCGCCGCCGGGCTCGAGGAGCGCGGGTTCGCCGTCCACGTCCTCGACGACGAGACGATACAGGTGTGTGTGACCGAGCTGAACGCCGACGCGGCCGACGACCTCGCCGCCGCGTTCGCGGAGGTGACGCCATGA
- the gcvT gene encoding glycine cleavage system aminomethyltransferase GcvT, which yields MTLRRPPLREVHADRGAKFTEFGGWDMPVEFDSIRTEHAAVREAAGVFDVSHMGEIEVVGPDATALMQRLTTNDVTALSPGDAQYAAITREDGVMIDDTVVYRLPDETPDADASVPAYLFIPNAGHDADAHERWIDHRDEWGLDCEVRNVTEDWAMFAVQGPDAPGIVADAVDGDATGVRDLSRFSATFAPLAGADCWVARTGYTGEDGFEVLCPWESAEAVWDLFADDAAPCGLGARDTLRIEHGFLLSGQDFHPEDEPRTPYEADIGFVVDLDTEFVGRDALAAQREAGVEETFVGIELLDRGVPRHGYDVTDEDGHVVGVVTSGTMSPSLDKPIALGYLPTDRTDPGTEVRVVVRGREKRAKVVTVPFE from the coding sequence ATGACACTCCGCAGGCCGCCCCTCCGAGAGGTCCACGCCGATCGCGGCGCGAAGTTCACCGAGTTCGGCGGGTGGGACATGCCCGTCGAGTTCGACTCGATCCGGACCGAGCACGCGGCGGTTCGCGAGGCCGCCGGCGTCTTCGACGTGTCGCACATGGGCGAGATCGAGGTCGTCGGGCCCGACGCGACGGCGCTCATGCAGCGGCTCACGACGAACGACGTGACGGCCCTCTCTCCGGGCGACGCGCAGTACGCCGCGATCACCCGCGAGGACGGCGTCATGATCGACGACACCGTCGTCTACCGCCTCCCCGACGAGACGCCCGACGCCGACGCCTCCGTCCCCGCGTACCTGTTCATCCCGAACGCGGGCCACGACGCCGACGCCCACGAGCGGTGGATCGACCACCGCGACGAGTGGGGGCTGGACTGCGAGGTCCGAAACGTCACCGAGGACTGGGCGATGTTCGCCGTGCAGGGTCCCGACGCGCCCGGGATCGTCGCCGACGCGGTCGACGGCGACGCCACCGGCGTCCGCGACCTCTCGCGGTTCTCGGCGACGTTCGCCCCGCTCGCCGGCGCGGACTGCTGGGTCGCTCGCACGGGGTACACCGGCGAGGACGGCTTCGAGGTGCTGTGCCCGTGGGAGTCGGCCGAGGCGGTGTGGGACCTCTTCGCCGACGACGCCGCCCCCTGCGGCCTCGGCGCGCGCGACACGCTCCGGATCGAACACGGCTTCCTCCTGTCGGGGCAGGACTTCCACCCCGAGGACGAACCGCGCACGCCGTACGAGGCCGACATCGGCTTCGTCGTCGACCTCGACACCGAGTTCGTCGGGCGCGACGCCCTCGCGGCCCAGCGCGAGGCGGGCGTCGAGGAGACGTTCGTCGGCATCGAGTTGCTCGACCGCGGCGTCCCGCGCCACGGCTACGACGTGACCGACGAGGACGGCCACGTCGTCGGCGTCGTCACCTCGGGGACGATGAGTCCGAGCCTCGACAAGCCGATCGCGCTCGGCTACCTGCCGACCGACCGCACCGATCCCGGTACCGAGGTCCGCGTCGTCGTCCGCGGGCGCGAGAAGCGCGCGAAGGTCGTCACCGTCCCGTTCGAGTAG
- a CDS encoding cold-shock protein, with protein MTNGKVDFFNDTGGYGFISIEDEDEDVFFHMEDVGGPDLEEGQEVEFDVEDAPKGPRATNVVRN; from the coding sequence ATGACGAACGGAAAAGTTGATTTCTTCAACGACACTGGCGGCTACGGTTTCATTTCGATCGAGGACGAGGACGAGGACGTGTTCTTCCACATGGAAGACGTCGGCGGTCCGGATCTCGAGGAGGGACAGGAGGTCGAGTTCGACGTCGAGGACGCCCCCAAGGGCCCCCGCGCGACGAACGTCGTCCGAAACTGA
- a CDS encoding carotenoid oxygenase family protein, with product MSRHPGFHSLHEETAATLPVEGSLPDWLTGSLIRNGPGAFSFPGGSAVDHWFDGLAMLYRFTFDPGNRGGGVADGDRSVDGDAVHYRNRFLRTDAYEAARAGEFDGGFATGETTLRSRLATFLREPYDNANIVAERVGDDYLALTESPRRVRFDPNDLDAVGDDEYEGDLPRGQLACAHLKRDPATGALVNVETAFGRTSAYHVHALTPDGDRRHVASVETDKPAYLHSFGLTPRFVVIAEFPLRLDPLRLFRPGRQRPFIEQFSWEPDRGTRVVVVDRTTGEVVAEPVADPVFGFHHVNAFERRGGREVVFDLETVPDATTIDSLYLEELRAGSFGALGARVERFVVDLGDASGSGRYRTGEATVSRRTLYDGGTALPTVSPAAWCRRHRYVYAMSTDRPVNEWARAVLKLDVETGTVTEFDDGGYFGEPVFVPNPAGDAEDDGVVCAVTLEPDADQSSLVVLDGETFAERARVRLPHAAPFDFHGRYFPELTARTA from the coding sequence ATGTCGCGTCACCCCGGCTTCCACTCGCTGCACGAGGAGACCGCCGCGACGCTCCCGGTCGAGGGGTCGCTCCCCGATTGGCTGACCGGCAGCCTGATTCGAAACGGCCCGGGCGCGTTCTCGTTCCCCGGCGGGAGCGCGGTCGACCACTGGTTCGACGGGCTGGCGATGCTGTACCGCTTCACCTTCGACCCCGGCAACCGGGGCGGCGGCGTCGCCGACGGCGACCGCTCGGTCGACGGGGACGCGGTCCACTACCGCAACCGCTTCCTCCGCACCGACGCCTACGAGGCCGCCCGCGCGGGGGAGTTCGACGGCGGCTTCGCCACCGGCGAGACCACGCTGCGGTCTCGACTCGCGACGTTCCTTCGGGAGCCGTACGACAACGCCAACATCGTCGCCGAGCGCGTCGGCGACGACTACCTCGCGCTCACAGAGTCGCCCCGTCGGGTCCGGTTCGACCCGAACGACCTCGACGCCGTCGGCGACGACGAGTACGAGGGGGACCTCCCGCGGGGGCAACTCGCGTGCGCGCACCTGAAGCGCGACCCGGCCACCGGGGCGCTGGTGAACGTCGAGACGGCGTTCGGCCGGACGAGCGCGTACCACGTCCACGCGCTCACGCCCGACGGCGACCGTCGTCACGTCGCGAGCGTCGAGACGGACAAGCCCGCGTACCTCCACAGCTTCGGGCTCACGCCGCGGTTCGTCGTGATCGCGGAGTTCCCGCTGCGCCTCGATCCGTTGCGGCTGTTCAGGCCCGGCAGACAGCGTCCGTTCATCGAGCAGTTCAGTTGGGAGCCCGACCGCGGCACCCGGGTGGTCGTGGTGGACCGGACGACCGGCGAGGTCGTCGCGGAGCCGGTCGCCGACCCCGTGTTCGGCTTTCACCACGTGAACGCCTTCGAGCGCCGCGGCGGCCGCGAGGTCGTCTTCGACCTCGAGACGGTCCCGGACGCGACGACCATCGACTCGCTGTACCTCGAGGAGCTTCGGGCGGGGAGCTTCGGCGCGCTCGGCGCGCGCGTCGAGCGGTTCGTCGTCGACCTCGGCGACGCGAGCGGGTCGGGTCGCTATCGGACCGGCGAGGCGACGGTGTCCCGGCGGACGCTGTACGACGGCGGAACCGCGCTGCCGACGGTGTCGCCGGCGGCGTGGTGTCGCCGCCACCGGTACGTCTACGCGATGAGCACGGACCGGCCAGTGAACGAGTGGGCGCGGGCGGTGCTGAAGCTGGACGTGGAGACGGGAACCGTGACGGAGTTCGATGACGGCGGCTACTTCGGGGAACCGGTGTTCGTACCGAACCCCGCCGGCGACGCGGAGGACGACGGCGTCGTCTGCGCGGTGACGCTTGAACCGGACGCCGACCAGTCCTCGCTGGTCGTGCTCGACGGGGAGACGTTCGCCGAGCGGGCGCGGGTGCGACTGCCGCACGCCGCCCCGTTCGACTTCCACGGTCGGTACTTCCCGGAACTGACCGCCAGAACCGCCTGA
- a CDS encoding histidine kinase N-terminal 7TM domain-containing protein, translating into MVELVSSASFYWYVLAYVVAVAGCAVALRRAAAVDDEETRVGLVGLLVASGGWAAAQLAYLLAPAGPLQYLLYLTGLIVGLSTIGGWLYFCSAYTGRSFHRNPTYRRLAVAVFVAIVAVKVTNPIHGLYFSAEPVSTPFAHLAIRPGLAHWVVTGLSYSLVTIGFFMLFDQFLEAEFDTRPLAALVGVTALPVVFDIVEMTSPLVPDLSLEPVGVAAFAVGTLFVFEDRFLSVQLSDGVDDPLIYLDESDRVRETNDRARDRFPELRGARGERLDAVVPALASALSDEEGVIEHRGGDGLRYYLVSTTEFVRSRGSIGKLVMASDVTESERRRRELERQNEQLESLAAAMRHELLNTLQIVAGRVDLAGSELESGDVSSARESLRTASGSAQRMRDLVEDFADVARQGRTVEATESVRLEEAVDEAWAEVDTEGVELVCEADCGIEADADRLESLFASAFRFGVHNDADRITVRPCEDGFSVAGDGTEYPEMDPESFFEYGGAVPDAEAGIALPNVRTLARVHGWSADVDPDHDGGVRVVVSGACTGDAVDGVADGASATPAAGG; encoded by the coding sequence ATGGTCGAACTCGTGAGTAGCGCGTCGTTCTACTGGTACGTGCTGGCGTACGTCGTCGCGGTGGCCGGCTGTGCGGTCGCGCTCCGGCGCGCGGCGGCGGTCGACGACGAGGAAACGCGCGTGGGGCTCGTCGGACTGCTGGTCGCGAGCGGCGGGTGGGCGGCCGCACAGCTCGCCTACCTGCTCGCGCCGGCCGGGCCCCTCCAGTACCTGTTGTATCTGACGGGCCTGATCGTCGGGCTGAGCACCATCGGCGGCTGGCTGTACTTCTGTTCGGCCTACACCGGGCGGTCGTTCCACCGGAACCCGACGTATCGACGGCTCGCCGTCGCCGTCTTCGTCGCCATCGTGGCCGTCAAGGTGACCAACCCGATCCACGGGCTGTACTTCAGCGCCGAGCCAGTCTCGACGCCGTTCGCCCACCTCGCGATCCGGCCTGGGTTGGCCCACTGGGTCGTCACGGGGCTGTCGTACTCGCTGGTCACGATCGGCTTCTTCATGCTGTTCGACCAGTTCCTGGAGGCGGAGTTCGACACGCGCCCGCTGGCGGCGCTGGTGGGCGTGACCGCCCTCCCGGTCGTGTTCGATATCGTCGAGATGACCTCTCCGCTGGTGCCGGACCTGAGCCTCGAACCCGTCGGGGTCGCCGCGTTCGCCGTCGGGACGCTGTTCGTCTTCGAGGACCGCTTCCTGTCGGTTCAGCTGTCCGACGGCGTCGACGACCCGCTGATCTACCTCGACGAGAGCGACCGAGTCCGGGAGACGAACGATCGCGCTCGCGACCGGTTCCCGGAGCTTCGGGGGGCTCGAGGCGAGCGACTGGACGCGGTGGTGCCCGCGCTCGCGTCGGCGCTGTCCGACGAGGAGGGAGTGATCGAACACCGCGGAGGCGACGGACTCCGTTATTACCTCGTGTCCACGACGGAGTTCGTCCGCTCGCGCGGTTCGATCGGGAAGCTGGTGATGGCGAGCGACGTGACCGAAAGCGAGCGTCGACGCCGCGAGCTGGAGCGACAGAACGAACAGCTCGAGTCGCTGGCGGCGGCGATGCGCCACGAGCTGTTGAACACCCTCCAGATCGTCGCCGGGCGAGTCGATCTCGCCGGCTCGGAGCTCGAGTCGGGCGACGTGAGTTCGGCCCGGGAGTCGCTGCGGACCGCCTCGGGGAGCGCACAGCGGATGCGCGACCTCGTCGAGGACTTCGCCGACGTCGCCCGTCAGGGTCGGACCGTCGAGGCGACCGAGTCAGTCCGGCTCGAGGAGGCCGTCGATGAGGCGTGGGCGGAAGTCGACACGGAGGGCGTCGAGCTCGTCTGCGAGGCCGACTGCGGGATCGAGGCCGACGCTGATCGCCTCGAGTCGCTGTTCGCGAGCGCGTTTCGATTCGGCGTCCACAACGACGCCGATCGGATCACCGTCAGGCCGTGTGAGGACGGCTTCTCCGTCGCCGGCGACGGCACCGAGTACCCCGAGATGGACCCGGAGTCGTTCTTCGAGTACGGCGGGGCGGTGCCCGACGCAGAGGCGGGGATCGCGCTGCCGAACGTCCGGACGCTCGCGCGCGTCCACGGGTGGAGCGCCGACGTCGACCCCGACCACGACGGCGGGGTCCGCGTCGTCGTCTCCGGAGCGTGTACGGGCGACGCCGTCGACGGGGTCGCCGACGGAGCGAGCGCGACGCCGGCGGCGGGCGGCTGA
- the gap gene encoding type I glyceraldehyde-3-phosphate dehydrogenase codes for MSKSYLVAGDDVDDPVRVGLNGFGRIGRNVFRAVLGDPRIELVGINDVMDGEEMRYLASYDSVMGRLEGVEYDADARELSIGGTAVPVLDEQDPADLPWDDLAVDVALECTGVFRTRGDAGRHVEAGADVAVISAPPKGDEPVKQLVYGVNHETEYEGESVVSNASCTTNSVTPIAKVLDEEFGIASGTLTTVHAYTGSQNLVDGPKAKTRRGRAAAENIVPTSTGAAQAATEILPQLKGKLDGMAMRVPVPNGSLTELVVDLESSPSAAEINDAFRAAADSGPLAGVLGYTDDEVVSRDIVGLPFSSYVDLKSTNVVGDDDEGVAKVLTWYDNEYGFSNRLLDVAAYVDAY; via the coding sequence ATGAGTAAATCGTATCTCGTCGCGGGAGACGACGTGGACGATCCCGTCAGAGTCGGGCTGAACGGGTTCGGTCGGATCGGCCGCAACGTCTTCCGGGCGGTGCTCGGGGACCCGCGGATCGAGCTCGTCGGCATCAACGACGTGATGGACGGCGAGGAGATGCGGTATCTCGCCTCTTACGACTCGGTGATGGGGCGGCTCGAGGGCGTCGAGTACGACGCCGACGCGCGCGAGCTATCGATCGGCGGCACCGCGGTCCCCGTGCTCGACGAGCAGGACCCCGCCGACCTCCCGTGGGACGACCTCGCCGTGGACGTGGCCCTGGAGTGTACGGGCGTCTTCCGGACGAGAGGCGACGCCGGACGACACGTCGAGGCCGGCGCGGACGTGGCGGTCATCTCCGCGCCGCCGAAGGGCGACGAGCCGGTCAAACAGCTCGTGTACGGCGTCAACCACGAGACGGAGTACGAGGGCGAGTCGGTCGTCTCGAACGCCTCCTGCACCACCAACTCCGTCACCCCGATCGCGAAGGTGCTCGACGAGGAGTTCGGCATCGCCTCGGGGACGCTGACGACGGTCCACGCCTACACCGGGAGCCAGAACCTCGTCGACGGGCCGAAGGCGAAGACGCGCCGCGGACGCGCGGCCGCGGAGAACATCGTCCCCACCTCGACGGGCGCGGCGCAGGCGGCCACAGAGATCCTCCCGCAGTTGAAGGGCAAACTCGACGGCATGGCGATGCGCGTGCCCGTCCCGAACGGCTCGCTCACCGAACTGGTCGTCGACCTGGAGTCGTCGCCCTCGGCCGCCGAGATCAACGACGCGTTCCGCGCCGCGGCCGACTCCGGCCCGCTGGCGGGCGTGCTCGGCTACACCGACGACGAGGTCGTCAGCCGCGACATCGTCGGTCTGCCGTTCTCCTCGTACGTCGACCTCAAGTCCACGAACGTCGTCGGCGACGACGACGAGGGGGTCGCCAAGGTACTGACGTGGTACGACAACGAGTACGGCTTCTCCAACCGCCTGCTCGACGTGGCCGCCTACGTCGACGCGTACTGA
- a CDS encoding Lrp/AsnC family transcriptional regulator: MSDTDIDDVDKAILYALQEDARNTSSGDIAERTDTSDSTVRKRIQRLESAGVIKGYSADVDYQQSGYPLRMLLYCTASIAERGDIVSEILRIDGVVSVQELVTGEQNLLVTAVGESDDDITPVAQELLDMGLTVADEVLIRSHETTPFGEFDPSTHAASDG, translated from the coding sequence ATGAGCGACACGGATATCGACGACGTGGACAAGGCGATCCTGTACGCGTTGCAGGAGGACGCCCGCAACACGTCGTCGGGGGACATCGCAGAGCGAACCGACACCTCCGACAGCACCGTCCGCAAGCGCATCCAGCGCCTCGAATCCGCCGGCGTGATCAAGGGATACAGCGCCGACGTGGATTACCAGCAGTCGGGCTATCCGCTCCGGATGCTGCTCTACTGCACCGCCTCGATAGCCGAGCGGGGCGACATCGTCTCCGAAATCCTGCGGATCGACGGCGTCGTGTCGGTCCAAGAGCTGGTCACCGGCGAACAGAACCTCCTCGTCACCGCCGTCGGCGAATCGGACGACGACATCACTCCCGTGGCACAGGAACTCCTCGACATGGGGCTCACCGTCGCCGACGAGGTCCTGATCCGGAGCCACGAGACCACCCCGTTCGGCGAGTTCGACCCCTCGACACACGCGGCGAGCGACGGGTAG
- the gcvPB gene encoding aminomethyl-transferring glycine dehydrogenase subunit GcvPB, whose protein sequence is MNYDQARYGDDDRNESLLSEKDSTEVNPGAGSALPDDLTRDSLELPGLSEPELARHYTRLSQMNWSVEAGPYPLGSCTMKYNPSFADAVAADPNAAVHPDRDPETVQGNLEVLYGLQEYLADIGGMDAVTLQPPAGAAGEFTGIAVAKAYHEHHGNDRSEVIIPASAHGTNFATAAMAGYDVVELPSGEDGRVDVEALAAAVGDDTAALMLTNPNTVGLFERDIVEIAEIVHDAGGLLYYDGANLNALLGRARPGDMGFDIMHYNVHKTFATPHGGGGPGAGPVGVVEELAEFLPRPRVRAAQNGSDARDAAAADGGALADRDRDDGRADDGDSDAEDDGGPGYELFDPEHSIGKVHGFSGNWLVLVRAYAYIRRLGDEGLLDASAKATLNANYLASLLDMEVPYGPFHHEFAATAGDRDAADVAKGMLDYGVHPPTTKWPEFVDEAMLTEPTEVENKRSLEDLAHAFNEAVADSDEELDEAPTKTAARRVDQTSAARNPRLSWHALDDDE, encoded by the coding sequence ATGAATTATGATCAGGCCCGCTACGGCGACGACGACCGCAACGAGTCCCTCCTCTCGGAGAAGGACTCGACGGAGGTGAACCCCGGTGCCGGGTCCGCCCTGCCCGACGACCTGACGCGCGACTCCCTGGAGTTGCCCGGCCTCTCGGAGCCGGAGTTGGCCCGCCACTACACCCGCCTGTCGCAGATGAACTGGTCGGTGGAGGCGGGGCCGTACCCGCTCGGCTCGTGCACGATGAAGTACAACCCCTCCTTCGCCGACGCCGTCGCCGCCGACCCGAACGCGGCGGTCCACCCCGACCGCGACCCGGAGACGGTCCAGGGGAACCTCGAGGTGCTGTACGGCCTCCAGGAGTACCTCGCCGACATCGGCGGGATGGACGCGGTGACGCTCCAGCCGCCGGCGGGCGCGGCCGGGGAGTTCACCGGCATCGCCGTCGCGAAGGCGTACCACGAGCACCACGGCAACGATCGAAGCGAGGTGATCATCCCGGCCTCGGCCCACGGGACCAACTTCGCCACGGCGGCGATGGCCGGCTACGACGTGGTCGAACTCCCCTCCGGCGAGGACGGCCGCGTCGACGTGGAGGCGCTCGCGGCCGCCGTCGGCGACGACACCGCCGCGCTGATGCTCACCAACCCCAACACCGTGGGGCTGTTCGAGCGCGACATCGTCGAGATCGCCGAGATCGTCCACGACGCCGGCGGGCTGCTGTACTACGACGGCGCGAACCTCAACGCGCTGCTCGGGCGCGCTCGCCCCGGCGACATGGGCTTCGACATCATGCACTACAACGTCCACAAGACGTTCGCGACGCCCCACGGCGGCGGCGGCCCCGGGGCGGGCCCGGTCGGCGTCGTCGAGGAGCTGGCCGAGTTCCTCCCCCGCCCGCGGGTGCGAGCGGCGCAGAACGGCTCCGACGCCCGCGACGCGGCCGCCGCCGACGGCGGCGCGCTGGCGGACCGCGACCGCGACGACGGGCGCGCGGACGACGGCGACAGCGACGCCGAGGACGACGGCGGCCCCGGGTACGAGCTGTTCGACCCCGAGCACTCGATCGGGAAGGTCCACGGCTTCTCGGGCAACTGGCTCGTGTTGGTCCGGGCGTACGCCTACATCCGCCGACTGGGCGACGAGGGGCTGCTCGACGCCTCCGCGAAGGCGACGCTGAACGCCAACTACCTCGCGAGCCTGCTGGACATGGAGGTCCCCTACGGCCCGTTCCACCACGAGTTCGCCGCGACCGCGGGCGACCGCGACGCCGCCGACGTGGCGAAGGGGATGCTCGATTACGGCGTCCACCCGCCGACGACGAAGTGGCCCGAGTTCGTCGACGAGGCGATGCTGACCGAGCCGACGGAGGTCGAGAACAAGCGCTCGCTGGAGGATCTGGCACACGCGTTCAACGAGGCCGTCGCCGACAGCGACGAGGAACTCGACGAGGCCCCCACGAAGACCGCGGCCCGGCGCGTCGATCAGACCTCCGCCGCGCGGAACCCGCGGCTGTCGTGGCACGCGCTCGACGACGACGAGTAA
- the gcvH gene encoding glycine cleavage system protein GcvH, translating into MSFDVPEGLRYRESHEWIDPETGRVGITDFAQDELGDVVFVELPSEGDAVDAGAEFGVIESIKAVSDMYAPASGEVTAVNEALFDAPELVNDDPFGEGWMLELDADEADLDGLLSAEEYRDQIA; encoded by the coding sequence ATGAGCTTCGACGTACCCGAGGGCCTGCGCTACCGCGAGTCGCACGAGTGGATCGACCCGGAGACGGGACGGGTCGGCATCACCGACTTCGCGCAGGACGAACTCGGCGACGTGGTGTTCGTGGAGCTACCGAGCGAGGGCGACGCGGTCGACGCCGGCGCGGAGTTCGGGGTCATCGAGTCGATCAAGGCCGTCTCGGACATGTACGCGCCCGCCTCCGGCGAGGTGACCGCCGTGAACGAGGCGCTGTTCGACGCGCCCGAACTCGTGAACGACGACCCCTTCGGCGAGGGCTGGATGCTCGAACTCGACGCCGACGAGGCCGACCTCGACGGCCTCCTCTCGGCCGAGGAGTACCGCGACCAGATCGCGTAG